One genomic region from Candidatus Amarolinea dominans encodes:
- a CDS encoding macro domain-containing protein produces MMSTQPSSFVQLGRVEIFVHAGRIDGDITRCGAEVLVSSAGTDGSMQSGVSAAIRVTGGDEIAAQLQKHKPLIPGTVVVTDAGKLAGAKYIYHAVIVGWGQERRVLQADVWRAVTTCMDIARLTGMSSIAFPSLGTLHGGADKFETHSTMAAACLQALGQGSRLRQVHFCFNYPPTAEVFKRAFLQQQLMRNIQALEKGQWHDQQLETDLAKLWPLLTDVRFGLRHLKELVSTLERTPNAQEARTLIHDVSNSIVVIGDRNTVQSGKYSIKIDKASGLAIGDGARVERSGDDVER; encoded by the coding sequence ATGATGAGTACTCAACCAAGTAGTTTTGTGCAACTCGGGCGCGTCGAGATCTTCGTGCATGCAGGACGTATAGACGGCGATATCACACGGTGTGGCGCTGAGGTCCTGGTGAGCTCGGCCGGCACGGATGGCTCGATGCAAAGCGGCGTCTCGGCCGCCATCAGGGTGACCGGTGGAGACGAAATCGCCGCACAACTTCAGAAGCACAAGCCTCTGATCCCGGGTACGGTCGTCGTTACCGATGCTGGGAAGCTGGCCGGGGCAAAGTACATCTACCACGCAGTAATCGTCGGCTGGGGTCAGGAGCGCCGAGTACTTCAGGCTGATGTTTGGCGTGCCGTCACTACCTGCATGGACATCGCACGTCTGACAGGCATGTCAAGCATTGCATTTCCGTCCCTGGGTACTCTGCACGGTGGCGCCGACAAATTCGAAACGCACTCGACAATGGCAGCAGCCTGCTTGCAGGCTTTGGGTCAAGGCAGCAGGCTGCGGCAGGTTCACTTTTGCTTCAACTACCCCCCAACGGCGGAAGTGTTCAAGAGAGCATTCCTGCAGCAGCAGTTGATGAGAAACATCCAGGCGCTGGAAAAGGGGCAGTGGCACGATCAGCAGCTTGAGACCGATCTGGCCAAACTCTGGCCCTTACTTACAGATGTCAGGTTCGGCCTGAGGCACTTGAAGGAGTTGGTCAGCACACTTGAGCGCACCCCGAATGCTCAAGAAGCCCGTACACTTATCCACGATGTCTCGAATAGTATTGTTGTGATCGGCGACCGCAACACGGTGCAAAGCGGCAAGTACAGCATCAAGATTGACAAGGCGTCGGGTCTGGCCATCGGTGATGGCGCGCGCGTGGAGCGATCAGGCGACGACGTAGAGAGATGA
- a CDS encoding tetratricopeptide repeat protein, translated as MMNMQARRGDPAWFESEWPQIERAWKAGQDLGDASTLLVYLNAALPSMAPLGLWTTVIAWITQGLPWVQEAGNKLREGVLLENLGYSHFLRGDREKALAIYEEALALAEAFSGQVYTGALLGRVGELYAAIGQPQRALTYLQRAVTIADQAGNRKDASQWLDRLGRVYAALGQNQKAADCLEEALQLARTIGHQGLVGSALGNLANLYLDAGDLDRAVPRLEEVLQIARESADRHAEATALINLALARGMAGDIRACIEAYEQALDIARRIGDRDNESTCLGGLAGAYRIMGRVSTAMHYVEQALRLAQMIGDADGEMSWLSELGTLCGLVGENDQALARFQQALALARGAASSPWHQETILGNLGNFYLTLGQIAEARKCFEEALPLAQEIQDRAGQCALTEGLATTYAETGDRLRAAELYQQALVLARQIPDRRREASLLSNLGTILLAMSDLEGAIANQEQALTIFTNLDDLRSASMVLSALGNAYLAGGDLEQALTLYRRAVDVARESEDWRSEATGSWNLGMLLGQQGNFQDAVGFLRRAVALEQIHGHSNAPVHAAVLNQVEALLEESNEA; from the coding sequence TTGATGAACATGCAAGCTCGCCGCGGCGACCCGGCCTGGTTTGAGTCCGAATGGCCGCAGATCGAGCGTGCATGGAAGGCCGGTCAAGACTTGGGTGATGCGAGCACTCTGCTCGTCTATCTCAACGCGGCGCTGCCCTCGATGGCGCCGCTGGGACTGTGGACGACGGTCATCGCCTGGATCACGCAGGGTTTGCCCTGGGTGCAGGAAGCCGGCAACAAGCTTCGCGAAGGCGTGTTGCTGGAGAATCTGGGCTACTCCCATTTCTTGCGTGGTGACAGAGAGAAGGCATTGGCGATCTATGAGGAGGCACTGGCACTCGCGGAAGCATTTTCCGGCCAGGTCTACACAGGCGCTCTTCTCGGCCGCGTAGGCGAGCTGTATGCGGCAATTGGCCAACCCCAACGCGCGCTGACCTATTTGCAGCGGGCCGTGACCATCGCCGATCAGGCCGGCAATCGCAAGGACGCAAGCCAATGGCTGGACCGCTTGGGGCGGGTGTATGCGGCGTTGGGCCAGAATCAGAAAGCTGCCGACTGTCTCGAGGAGGCGCTTCAACTGGCGCGTACCATCGGCCACCAGGGCCTCGTAGGTTCCGCACTCGGCAACCTGGCTAACCTCTATCTGGACGCTGGCGATCTCGACCGGGCTGTCCCACGCCTGGAAGAGGTGCTCCAGATCGCGCGAGAAAGCGCGGATCGGCACGCCGAGGCAACGGCGCTGATCAACCTGGCACTGGCACGTGGGATGGCTGGCGATATCCGCGCTTGCATCGAGGCCTACGAACAGGCGCTCGATATAGCCCGACGAATCGGAGACCGCGACAATGAGAGCACATGCCTGGGTGGATTGGCTGGAGCATATCGGATAATGGGTCGAGTCTCGACAGCCATGCACTATGTTGAGCAAGCTTTGAGGTTGGCCCAGATGATTGGCGATGCGGACGGCGAGATGTCGTGGCTGAGCGAGTTAGGAACTCTGTGTGGGCTGGTCGGTGAGAATGATCAGGCGCTTGCTCGCTTTCAGCAAGCGCTGGCGCTGGCGAGAGGCGCTGCGAGCAGCCCTTGGCACCAGGAGACGATCCTGGGCAACCTCGGTAACTTCTACCTCACCCTTGGTCAGATCGCCGAAGCGCGTAAGTGCTTCGAAGAGGCGCTGCCCCTGGCCCAAGAGATCCAAGATCGTGCCGGCCAATGTGCTTTGACCGAGGGGTTGGCCACGACCTATGCGGAAACCGGTGACCGGTTGCGTGCCGCTGAACTCTATCAACAGGCGCTGGTGCTCGCTCGCCAGATTCCAGACCGCAGACGAGAAGCGAGCCTCTTGAGCAATCTTGGAACAATCCTTCTCGCGATGAGCGATCTGGAAGGCGCCATAGCTAACCAAGAGCAGGCTCTGACGATTTTCACAAATCTCGACGATCTACGGTCAGCCAGCATGGTACTCAGCGCATTGGGCAACGCGTATCTCGCCGGTGGTGACCTCGAACAGGCATTAACCCTCTATCGCCGGGCCGTTGATGTCGCGCGAGAGTCAGAAGATTGGCGCTCAGAAGCAACCGGCAGTTGGAATCTCGGTATGCTGCTTGGT